In the Cytophagia bacterium CHB2 genome, ACGGAATTTTGGCACAGCCCCATTACAAAGCCATTGTAATTTCGCCAGTTATTTCAGGCGTGCCAAACCGAACGATTTGCAACAACGATTTTTTTGAAAAAGGTGAATGTTTGTTACTTTGGGTTTTGATTGTTCAGCTCATACGCGCGCACCCGCACTGCCGTACGCACCACCCACGCATAGGTGTAGCCTTTTTCGTCCGCGAGTTTTTGCAGGCGTTCGGCGTCGTAGCGATTCACAAAACGCCCGGCGCGCACCTTGTAGTACGGCGGATCGTAGACCACTTGCACATCGGTATCGAGATCGAACAGGGCAATTTTCATGGCCTCACGCGCTTGCTGGCCATCTTCGGTTTGTAGAAGTTGCAATTGATAGCCCGGCGTCGTGACCCATGACGTGTCGCGCGCCGTTGTATCTGTTTGCACTTGCACGAACGCCTGTGATTGCACCTGATCTTTCGGCATTTTGTGCGGAATGTCGAACGCCGGCTCGCGCAAGGTGGCCGGATCGAATGATTCGTCATACACCACCTCGGCAGGTTTGGGCGTCACGGTTTCTTGCGGGGGCGCGGTACGCGCGGGGGCCGGACGTTCCACCCGTTCAATCCTTTTGCTGGAACTGCAAGCGGCCAGCATGCCGAGCATAAAAAATATGCATAATATGCATAAATGATAGCAAAGTTTTGCAGGTGTGTGAGAAAATTGCACGTATTGCCTCGCTGCTAAAATGATCATCGTTTTTTAAATGACGGCGGAAGATAAGCAACCTCGGGCAATTCCGCAAGCGGCCAGCGATTTTATCCAAAGATCCATCGGCAAATAAAAACCGCTGCGATCAGGCCGGCGACATCGGCGATCAGGCCCACGGCCAGCGCATGCCGGATTTTTTTAACGCCAACCGCGCCGAAATAAACTGCGAGAACATAAAACGTCGTTTCCGTGCTGCCGTACATCGTTGAAACCAGCCGGCCAAGAAACGAATCCGGGCCGTGCGTTTTCATGATTTCAGTTGCCAGGCCAAGCGAGCCGCTGCCCGACAGCGGGCGCATGAGTGCAAGCGGCAACGCTTCTGCCGGCATGCCGATCAGATTTGTGAGGGGTGAAATGATCTGCACGAACAAATCCATCGCGCCGGAAGCGCGGAACATGCCGATCGCGAATAAAATCGC is a window encoding:
- a CDS encoding spore maturation protein, with translation MGDFFRAALELVSTWAIPTLLFVIPVVGFFKKVKVYECFVEGAKEGFNVAIRIIPFLVAILFAIGMFRASGAMDLFVQIISPLTNLIGMPAEALPLALMRPLSGSGSLGLATEIMKTHGPDSFLGRLVSTMYGSTETTFYVLAVYFGAVGVKKIRHALAVGLIADVAGLIAAVFICRWIFG